The Arachis ipaensis cultivar K30076 chromosome B07, Araip1.1, whole genome shotgun sequence genomic interval GCACTAGGACAAGTGAAATACTTCATAGTAGGGATCGATTACTTCACCAAATAGATCGAAGCAGAGTCGTTAGCAACTATCACCGCCTGGAGAAGTCGAAAATTCTTGTATAAGAACATTTTCACAAAGTTTGGAGTTCTctactccatcaccacggacaatggaactcaatttaTAGACTCAACCTTCAGGAAcctggtggccaacctaaagatAAAACATCAGTTCACATCGGTAGAGgaccccaggccaatggacaggctgaaactgccaacaaagtcatattggccaaGTTAAAGCGCTGATTATAAGATGCGAAAGGGATTTGGGATGACAAACTCCCTCAAGTCTTGTGGGCATATCGGACCACCCCACATTCCACAACAGGAGAGTCACCCTTCGGACTTGCTTATGGAATGGAAGCCATGATCCCCATAGAAATAGCTGAAGAATCACCTAGAGTCATATTTTACAATGAAATAACTAACATCCAAGCACAAAGAAAAGGGCTCGATCTTctcccagaagtccgagaaaaagCTCGGATTAGGGAGGAAGCCCTAAAACAGATCAAAAGGAGCTTCGCCACTAATGACCTCATCTTGATTCAAAATGACATCAGAGTATAGaaatcaggagaaggaaagctggctaCTAATTGGAAGGGACCTTACAAAATGGTTGAGGTCTTAGGCAAAGGTTACTACAAAGTGTCCAACTTCCAAGGGCAGAAACTCCTGAGGTCTTGGCACgcatgtaacctaagaaggtattatagctaGATAGCGAACCTTGTGCATTAGTGTACTCTTTTTCCCCGACtttagggtttttaacgaggcaccagcATAAGGGCTAGGGGTACTCAAGCCTCTAGTACGTAGGTTTATGTAAAAGAGTTTCTTGACTATTAATGAATATTCCCACTTCTTTCTTCAAAGGTTTTCTATTAAAAGCACATTAATTTAAGCTTGAAAAATCGCAAAAATTATTGCTCGACCTAAAATGGTCGGCAAGATGAAGCAATGAGATACAAATTAGTGTAAAAAGTTACATAAATAACTCGTAGAAAATGACCTCAATTGTAGGTTGGGTAAAAAATAAGCTGTAGAAGTAACTTAATAAAGACTGACTACTCGAAGTCGGCACTAGGAAAGAAAATTCATAAACGAATTTATTACTTAACAAAGTTGCTAAgattcaaaatcaaacaaactacACTCAACCTAAAGAACCTAGCTTTATTCTTTTAAAAAAGCAGGAGGGTTCTTTGAAGCATAAGAAAGTAACTTGGATACTACTTCAGAAAGTTGTGGAAAAAGTAACCATAGAAAAAATAAAGTGTTCAAGGCCACTAACTATTACAAAAATAAAGTATCATAAGACCCACAAGTCGGGTCATTCCAAATACCCCAAACCAAACTAAAGGGAATTTTAAGAAGTCTCTCCAACAAGCGGATTGAGCTATTCACTAGTCTCAACATCTTTCCCTCTAATAGGAAGAGTCAGGGGGGAGCATGGAAACCGGCACAGCCGGCATAGCATCAGAAGGTGAAGAAGATGTCTCCACATTAACGACCTTGGGTTGGACCTCGGAAGATATAGGAGCTTGACCTACCTAGGGAGCAAAAATCTTCGGGTTAAGAGGAggctcttcatcttcttcctcagGAGCAGGCATGATCTTTTCGTCAACAACAATGTTGTCCATGCTCAACAAGGAGAGATCTAAGTCAGGGGCAAGGACTTGAACTTGAgcctttaaatttttaaacatCTCATTCATCCCCTCGATCACATATTCCTGGAGGTCGGCATGCTCTTTCTGGGAAATTTTCAACTCCTCCCGGAGTTCAATCAGCTCCCCATAAGTCCGAGTATAACTCTCTTCGGCTCTCTTTTTAACCCCTCAGCCATTAACGGCGTAGCCTCAGCCTTTACCGCCCGAGAACAAGCTTTTTCCAAGTCGGATTTCAGTTTGGCGTTCTCCTCCTCTTGCTCCACCTTCAAATCCTTCATCCTTTCCACTTCAGCTTGGGAGGAGTCAAGGAAAGCCTGAGTGGCATGGATAGAAGTTTTCCTCAGTTCCTTAGCTAAAGTAGTGCACACCTCCACCATCTGAATGCCATTACGGGCCATGTAGCTGAGATGATTCTGAATACCCACGTCATCCATGGCTATTTCGCTATGGGGCAAAATATTCTTCTTCCTCTAGGCAAACCCGTCAAAGTCCTTATCGTTGATGCTTGGCCCCCCagccattttttattttttgggagGAGGTCCTGAAGGCGATGTTGAAGACGGGGTACCCGAACTCTCCAAAGTCGGGTCGGAAGGAATTAGGCGAACAGAGGGGGGTGGCAATGAGGTTCTTCTGAGTAGTAGGACCAGAGTCCATTTTCTTTGGAGAAGGACGGGAGGATGCACCCCCGGGAGGTCTTGGAAGCCACGGTCTctgaaaaaaaacacaaaatacatcaaaacaacaaaaatacaaaatgagaAGTCATAAAAGCCAAGAGGTCGGGAAACTACCTAGCTCGGACCGGAGTTGACCGGGGTCCCCTAAGTACCTTTTTGTGTCCAAGTGAGGAACTCGGCCCCAACACTCTGCAACACGTTCACGAAACACTTTTCAACCTCATCTAGGTTATCTACAATATATTTGGCTACTACAGGTTCTTCTTGCCAATATAGGAGAAAGGCAGGCTTATCATTCTCATCTAAAAAGAAAGGTCGGGCACCCTCCATAGCTTGAATTTTAaggaaataatttttgaagtcatgaaagAATTCGTCAAAAATGGAGAAGACTTTCCTACCCTGGACGGCGCGGAAAGAAAACCAAGAAGCCTTCCCTTTTAATGTCTCGGGTTTGGTCAaaacaaacaagtaaaagaaaagctTACTGAAAGGTCGGACATCGAGTTTCTGACATAAAAGTTGGATAATTTTTAAGAAATCCCAGGAGTTTGGGTGAAGCTAGGAAAGGGGAACGTTGCAAGCCCAAAAGATGTTTGTCTCAAAGTCGGTAAAAGGGAGAGAAATGCCTAACTTGGTGAAAAAATAATCATAGGCATAAAAAAGGGCACTCTGACTCGCTCAAAGGGGGAAAGAAAATTCTCTCTTCAAGATTGGGCACCACTAACTCGTAATTTCTCTCATCATCTCTATTCTCACATATTTTATGATGCCTATGGAATGCATCACAGTATTTCCTATCAACTACTACAACACAAGAAAGGACGGTGATATCTACCCAAGTTAAAAGGCTAGGGAGAACTTTGGTCGACATGTTAAGGACAACAGAACGCGATATAAAGGCTAAACCTATAAATAAAAATGATGAGATCGTTACTAAAAGAGCTCGGACATCGTCAAAAGAAGCCGGAAAAATTCCTGCAAAACCAAAAAAGGCAACTTTCAAAAATCTTCTACACACAATGCACATTAAAATGGTGTCCCTACTATACTATTAGGGGTGGCACCATTGTATAGTAACGACACGATTAGGAGCAATACCAACACAATGAACAAAACGGTTTTTAGAAACGTAAGCAAGAAACTAATCAACAGCAAAAGCATTTCAGAAAGAGGCTTTCTTACAAAGATAAGTAGAAGAAAAGTTTCGAAGAAGCAACAAAGAAACACTAAAAACCAAGCATCAATAACAAAACATCCACTATCAACACTACTATAACAGTTTCGTGAAGACCAAACGCAAGGACATCAGAAAGAAAGGCACCAACcttgatgaaaaaggaaaaagggcATGTCAAACAACAATACCACGAACGATTCTCTTCGTCAAAGAAGCTCTCTCAAGAAAAACAAGACAAGGAAAATCTTGAGGAAAGGGAGTCACAAAGTAAATAgtggaagaaaaagaaacaacTTTTTCGCAATaacaaagagaaagggaaaggttCTTTGCAAACAATGGAAAGCttttagaaaatataaaaaaggaggggaagaagagaagaagcattTTCAAAGAGACAAAGGGAATAATGACTCCTTAACTCCTCTTTAAAACATGCACGGATCCCAAGAAAAACTGTCGCACAATATTTGCCCATCATTAAAAGAAGCAATGTTTAAACTTTTGAAATCACGTTGGGAATCTGACCTTCAGGAAGCAGAATACCCGACGACAAAAACAAAGGGCCACAAATTGCTTGAGTGCGACCTCTTGAAAGCTCGAGACTATTCATACCATGGCCCAACAAGTAAAGCCAGGCCTAATAACGAGGAAAGGTCCGCCAAAAGAGGCAGCCTCTACAATATagccgacctctttaaagaggttggACACCATGAAGGAGCCTAGTTCTACCTGCCTAAATAGGTAACTGCCTCCGTAGATTTCTCTCGCTATCTCTATCTCACTTAAAAGATAGGTCCCAACAAACTTCCAAGATAAAAGAGAATGGTTAGCCATCAATAAAGATGGAACTACCATAACAAAGGTGGTTAtcgactctactataaatacattgacacCCCTTAGGTATAATTTACGTTCTAGTCTACTGAAAACCTGCCTAAAAcgcttactaacttaagcatcggagtctcttgcaggtaccaccccacctcctcacgaggaactcagaCAGATGGTACCTCGACATCAACAAGTTGGACACTGCCATACAAAAGGATCTGGCCTCACGTTTAGGCCCAAACCagcgtttcaggtaaccctcagaacagatAGCAAAATAGAATTGTGTGGATTGGGGGCGAAAGTGTACGCCTCTATTGGAGGGAGAAGTTGTAGAATGTTGAACTTgaaagtgtgtgtttggattgtcATTTGTCAAACTAGAGTTTGAATGAAAGTGAttttatagaattgattttggatagAAGTAAGTTTGTAtcaacatgatttatgtttgacaTCTCTAtaccaaaattgattttgataaaataaatattatttggataatattagttaaaatcacttttagatagataattactaaaaaagacatgacattaaattataatgttattttttatgcatgtttaatttttttatatttttttttgatattttttatataatatatttttagtatttttagtactctttttttagtatgctataatttttttttattattattatttacagttaattttttgtttaatttactttacCTAACAGAATCAATaatcatattataaaaaaataataacaaacataatacacaaaaatcacaattataaaaGTGTATAATATCAAACAAACAGttgaaaaaaaagataataatataatacataaaaatcacaattataaaaatgtataatatcaaacaaaaagttaataaaaaataaaaatagaaaaataatgagaatttcataaataatacaataatatgtataaaggataaagttggtaaaaaaataaatgttaagtGTCAATGGCTAAAAGCCGTTAGTGACACACAGAAGCTAAAAGTTGTTACTCTTTGTAAACGTGGTTTCAAGtgcaaaatcacttctgcgtttaTAAAGAGAaaaattaggcaaaccaaaaatTGAAACTTTCAAGAAACTGAAACGTGCTTTTTCCTTCCAACACAACGTATTTGCCAAACATTCCCAAAGTTGTTGAAGGGTTTCACGAAATCACAGTCTGAATTAGAGGTAGCTGCTAGCTGCGGTAGGTGTGGTTTTTTTTGGACTGAGTATGGGTCGGACAAGCCCGACCCAACCCCCAGAACACATCTAATCCTTCCCTGTTCTCTCTATGATTCTCCATGCTCCAACTCTCCTACAATGAAATTCAAAATAACTCTCCCTCACCTAATCTCTCAAGTCTCTACTACCTATCGAAGATGGCAAAGGCTGAAAACAGGAGATGCCCTCTTCAGGAAAGGATGGCTCTCGCCCGCTATGCTGTACTCCCCCTAACTAACGATGAACTCTGATTGAAAGGTTACAACGAAAAAACATGAATTTGCCAACATCCTACTTCTTCCATTGCGGAGTTGTATCAGGGGTTAGCGGCGTCGCTCGCATTCCATAAAGACGTCGGTAGATTGTTGTAGCCCCTTCCGGACTTGAGTGGAGAAACCCTGAATCAGATGGGCACTGAGGCTCTGAAGCAGACGAATCAGTGACAAGAAGAATGCTGGCCAGAGACAGACGAATCTCAACGACGCACCAATTTCTATTTTAGTTCGACTCGAACCAACCAACACGAGAATTCCATACACCTCAAACTCCTCCATATGGCTCTGCAAATTTGCTCCTCTGGCTTGTTGATTTTCCATAATTAGTTGATTAATGATACCAGAGACAATCTTTTGTTGGAGACAATCTTAATTCTGCCACCAAATCCCCGACAGATGGGTGAGCCCCGGTCACTGGCTTTCACGGTCTTCATGTTGTCTCTCCCTGCGACTCTGCTGTTGATGTATACTGCCTGCCACTCCTGCATGTCAATTCTTGATCCTGATCTTGCATTGGTCCTTCCTTATCTCCACGATAACCTCTAGAGGAGGGCTGATGCTCCAGTTCCTATTCAATCGTCCCATCGCCTCCAATAAAGCAAGATAAGtgtaggtttttttttttgtcttatacAACACACACCAACTCACACACCCACCTCTACTATTACTCTATTAGCATGATTCTAAATCTCCATGAGGATTTGAACTCAATGCAGCTCCAAGTGAGGTAAACAAAGTTTCCATCTGACCCAAGCCTCGGTTGCAAGATAGGTGTAGGTTTGACTGAGAGATTATGAGAGCAAGACGGGTTCTACTTTGTTAGAGATTGTCTGTAATGCTCTTCCTTCTCTTTGTCCGTTTGTGTTTGGGTTGGGACCGCCTGTCCCTAATCACGACCCAAAAAAAAGTTTGCCCCATTTCTATTAATTAATCtatcaaacatttcttttatagGAATGGGCCTAATTACTGTGATATATATCTAATAAAGTatgttatatattattttatgtaattaaTTCATTAGTCCACTTAAATAAGTGTCACAGTTCAAATTTTGTATACGTAACAATTTATTGACTAACAACAAACTTTTAAATGGAATTTCAATCTACGACATATTAGTTTTTGACCTGTCGGAAAAAATACCATAGAAACAATTTTTTTTCTAGTGATTTAATTTGTTACAAAAATTTATGTTACTTTTTAGGAAATGAATTTGTTTTACCTAAAAAAGAAATGATTTCGATTACAATAATGATCACTTGGCATCATTGAAGCACCCCATGATTTTCATTAGAATTTTCTAGCTGTATATAGAATTGCTTAGTTGGAGAGAGAGTATTGGTTTGATGTGATTTTCACCCGCTTATCCGTAGCACCAGCAAGTCAGCAACAGCAATACTAATTGTGGAAACGGTGCGTCAGTTTCTTGTACCCTCAGATTGCAGGATACACAAAAGAATACATCAAATACCTACCTTTGTCCCCATGATTAATGTGCGCTGTTGAGTTGTACGACAATGACGTATGTTTACTGTTTACTATATGTACCctagcttcttcttctttcttcagaACTTTGGGGAAGGAGAGCCAGAGACGGCTATTTTGAATAACTTATCTGTTACTTAATGTTTGTAAATATCTAATTACATGATTGGGCCAGATCGATAATTCTTTTATACTATAAGTGTAACACAGCCGTTAAAGTCTTTTAGGGTAATCTCAAAGATAACATCTATCTAGAGTCTTCATGGAGTCATAACAAAACATACACAAAAATACATATAGTGAAAGGAGACGAAATAATTCGCAGAGGAAGACAGGGAGTGCATAGTGAAAGCAATAAGAAGTAACATATATAGAGTAGGGAAATTGATACATACATACaagttattattatattataaggaaattaattaataataataagtatGATTAGTGAGCTCTAACAAAGAAGATACTAAACTCAGGTCCTTGAGCACCATCTGGATTAATCATATACAAAGCTTCAGAATCCTTAGAACCAACGACTCTCTCAAAGCGGGCTCTCATATAAGTCATTTCACCATCCAAACTATTATCCTTGTCATTGTTATTAGAGGAAGGAAGCACCCCTGCACCCATGGAAACTCCTCGAAGATGCTGCATAACATGCAACTCATCATCGCTGAGCTGCTTCCTCCTGATAGAGTACCCTACTTTCCTTCCATTGCAGTACACCGCCCACACAAACTCTTCCAGAAGCTTCTTCTTGTTGGTCTTGGTCTCGCTCTCCAGCGCGATGCGAACTATGTCCGAAGCCATCTCCTTGTTGAGAGCGCTCGTGAGCATGGGAAGCTCGATCAAGAACATGGGCATTTGCCGCGTGTCCTCTTGTATTGCAAGGCTCACCCTCCCTTTCCGGTAACCGAAAATTGTCCCCGTTGTTGCGCTGTCCTTTAGCATAGGCTTACGGGGTCTTCCCAACAGTGCCACCATTTTGCAACCTGACGTCAGCATCGGGAAGAGCTTGAACATCTTTAAGAGCCCCCCGGTGGAGAATTTGTTCCGCTTCTCCGCCGCGCCCGTCGTGTGGCGGAGAAGGGATGCTAGTGCTGGGTTTTCCATTGGGTAACATGGGCTTGAATGCACCGATGGCATTATCGcatattattattgttaataaGCAATTGAGAACTTATTAAGAGAAGGGGAGAATGAAGAATGGAGAATGGTGATGGGGTATTACAGCTAAGAGTATGGGGGATACATATAAAGAAAGAAAGCTAAAACTTAACTATTGGTATTGGGCTGTTGGGTCTACCTAGCTACCTATTATGCTTATTAAGATGGGGAAAAAGGAGACTTAGCAAGTTAGTTGGTCATTAGATTGGGTTGTCATTGGAATCTTTGTAGTGCGATTTGGGAAGTGTAagtgagatagagatagagatccTTTCAAATTGCTTCAGTGATTTgaaaacaattaaaaaagaaCTGAGATTAAAGCTTGATGTGACCAAGTTTGTGAAATAGataggggattgaatgaatgaaatgTGATAAGATAAGGGCATGCTGGACCACAGGCTGTGGGGTTATTCaggaagaaaattaaagcaaaaatatCGAATGAAAAAGGTTAAAAAGAATGGAGGAAAGGATTGTGGTAATGTTGGATAGATATGGCATGTGCCTCTCTGATCATTACATTAGAGTATCAACATCACATGCTTTAtgccttttttctttctttctttttaatttatttttttccaaaCCCCATCTCTCAAACCTTCACTTATATTATTGAGATGATGAAGCTTCATTCTTTGATNNNNNNNNNNNNNNNNNNTTTTGCTTCTAAGTGACTCtctctttcttgctttctttttttttaacgtGTCAGACCATAGGTCATATTCACCAAAGGTGTGTTAGGCAATGGAAATTATCAAGAGGGGAGGCCCCCTAGTACGAATTATAGGCCTCTTTCTTTCCCTTTCCAACTTTTTCTCATATTATTATATCTATCTCAATTTTCTCAATGTGTACCCCATACTAAATACTACCACTAATTATTTTTTACATGATATCTAAAACGGTGATATTAATATTGTCAAATAGGGTTGAAATATGATTAACAAACATATGTGATACAAATTGAAATTTTTTAACCCCATATTAGACTACAAGCCAATATCATCTCATTAATTTGTGCTAAAAAACGGATTACATATGTGAAAGTCATGATAATTCAAAAGTGAATCTatgaacaaacaaataattaacttaattAATTGATAGTATATAGCTAGGTAGCTTCAAAGAACACGCCATCCCTTAATAAACCAGTACATGTTTAATAATATGGTCCAAGATTAACAAATCGGGGTTAGTTTTCTGTATAAGGTGGGGACCTTACACGCGACTAAtggaaaaaaggaagaagaagcaaAGTCGGTATCAGACTGGTACCATGAAAATGTTGACAACTTTGCATTGCAAAAATAAAGTATTAAAGTTCCTTTTTACGTATGGTTCATACTTGATAGCATTATGATTTTAGGCactcctaatttttcttttttctttttcttcctcctcaTGTGCTTCTGTTGGATTGAATCATATATGAGCTAAAGAATAGGAATTTCCaatataattaactaattaagttCACACATATCATGTCATATCAAAATCAAGAAATTGGAACAAGTGGTAGGGGTAGGGTAACTGTGGAAAGAAATTGTTCTTGTTCTGGTAATGATATATAGGGTTTGAGTTTGAGTGGAAGTAGATATCAAAAGTAGGCatcaagacaagtgtaattgtCTGTTGCTATTGTAGTTTGGAGCCAGCTAGCTAATATTACGGCGTGTTTGGATTTGATAACATTAAAACTACTAAAAAACTCTGTTTTAATGTTGAAGACTAGTGACTGCTTACCACCCACACCACAAGTGTGCAATGTTTATTAATTAGTACTTCATCTCCAACTCTGATTTCCCATAATCAATGTTTATTAGGCTAATAATCTTTCTTGTGATTTGTTTTGACATTACTATTAGTATTAGTATGATGATCAAATCAGAGACTCCTTGTCATGCTAGAATTATTGGAGGTGTGTGATGAGATTGCTGATTGTACACTGCTTTATATATTTATATCATTTttctatatacttttttttttgggttcGTAGTATGTGACAGATTGGTGGTGGACATTTTTGGAGGGTATCTGGAGAAACCGAGAAAGCCAGAGGCTTAATAAGAGGACAAGCTCCATGTCACATTCATAATCAGCATGCCAACATTGAAATTTTAAATCACCATGTGTTCTCTCCTTCACAGAATCACAGGAGAATGTTTCTTCCAATCATCATTTTATCCGGATATAACCcaaagtgtaatttatttatttatttatttgtttgtatttTAAATTATCTGAGATCAAAGTGATAAATAAATGATATATTCCTTCTCCAACTTTGTAGACTAAATAGGTAAGTATACGATGAACTTGCTAAAAACTCAATAATAGTTTTGCATTCAATGTAAAACGAGAAAAGGAAAAGCAATATCCACTCAAAAGTGAAGTGATGAGCAATGAATCAAAGGCATCTCACGTAAAGTTTTTATCGTAAATAGTAGTGTGGAAACTGGAAAGTGAACTGATAATTCAgttattgaataaaataaaaaaatgttagtaGTTATATATTCACTTTTGGTGCCTACCCTATAAACCAATAATAATTTTCAGTTTTTCACAACCtctttattatttatcttctcttacaatttatttttcttcttgattGGCGTTCAAcccttaaaataaattaatatgatAAGATTGAAAATAAAATGATGTATcatttaaaagttttttttttttttgaaagaaaacaaCTCAACACAATAAAAGTGGAGCGAGTAGAACAAAACAACTAAAAGACTAACATAACAAGCACCACGATAGCACGAAAAAATGGTCCTCAAGTCATCTCCGGTATAGCCATCAACAACTAAAAGAATCCCCACCGCTCCACTCGTTAACACTATTCGTAGTCATGTTGATAATTTCTTCAACTCCTTTGCATGTGTCTTGAAAAATCCTCCTATTCCTTTCCAACCAGAGGTTCCAGACAATCGCATAGAAGCATCTCAACCGGTGGTTACGCTCCTTCATCCTCCCCGGGTCTTCTGTCCAACTTAGAAAATGCTCTTTCATCGATCCCGGGAGAGACCATTGTCTTCCAAAAGCTGAGACCCAAGCACTCCACACCTGCCAAGCAAATACACAACCTAGAAACAAATGATGTACATGTTCCACATCATGATTACAAAGAACACAAATAATATCTTCCTGACTGATGATTCCAAACCGGCTCAGCCTGTCCTTTGTATTTACTCTTCCTATTAGTACAAACCAGACAAACAACTCCACTCTGGGTGGCACCAGCCCTTTCCAAACAGTCCTGGTGAAGCTGTAACTAGTTACCTCTGCTGGAATTAGTTCCTCCTGcatcacctgcacaaatgagttagttgtaAAAACACCTCGCCTATCATATTTTCACACCACTATGTCCTCTCTGTTATGTACTAATTTTACAGGTCTCAAAGCCTCATGCAAATCACTCAGgagttccaactcccattggaagagctctcgcctccattggaagttccaaatccactcaAACCCATCCTAAAAACCACACTCCCCTATAACAGATCCAcgttggtttgaaacagagaaaagcCTCGGGAATCGAGCCTTCAGAGGCCCACCAAGTAACCATACATCCTCCCAGAACCGAGTCCGACGCCCATCACCAACCTCCATGGACATGCCTGCAACCATCTTATCCTTTAAATCTTGATTCATGATTTGTAACTGGCAGATATCCTTCCATACACCTCCTCGAGTAGGCAACTCTTGAGTTGGCAGTAGCTCATTGGGATTCAGATTATTGCAAGAAcatatcacctttttccacaacGGGCACTCTTCCTTTGCaaatcgccaccaccacttaaacagcaATGCTGCGTTGCGAACCATAGCATCCCCAACTCCCAGCCCTCCTAGTTTCTTCGGTGCCTGCACCACTTCCCACTTGACTAATGCCATCCCATTCCTACCCTCTTCCGTACTCCACAGGAATCTCCTCTGTAATGAAATCAATTTCTCAGCAACAGCTTTCGGCATCTTAAACAAGCTCAAATAGTACACT includes:
- the LOC107608138 gene encoding protein MIZU-KUSSEI 1; its protein translation is MPSVHSSPCYPMENPALASLLRHTTGAAEKRNKFSTGGLLKMFKLFPMLTSGCKMVALLGRPRKPMLKDSATTGTIFGYRKGRVSLAIQEDTRQMPMFLIELPMLTSALNKEMASDIVRIALESETKTNKKKLLEEFVWAVYCNGRKVGYSIRRKQLSDDELHVMQHLRGVSMGAGVLPSSNNNDKDNSLDGEMTYMRARFERVVGSKDSEALYMINPDGAQGPEFSIFFVRAH
- the LOC107607644 gene encoding uncharacterized protein LOC107607644 is translated as MSGLSINFDKSNLIPINCEQQWVERMCYLLGCKRDALPVKYLGISLGAKPRLVKTWKPIIDKVEEKLSLWKAKVLNKAGKLVLIKSVLNSLPVYYLSLFKMPKAVAEKLISLQRRFLWSTEEGRNGMALVKWEVVQAPKKLGGLGVGDAMVRNAALLFKWWWRFAKEECPLWKKVICSCNNLNPNELLPTQELPTRGGVWKDICQLQIMNQDLKDKMVAGMSMEVMQEELIPAEVTSYSFTRTVWKGLVPPRVELFVWCGVLGSQLLEDNGLSRDR